Proteins from a genomic interval of Apteryx mantelli isolate bAptMan1 chromosome 5, bAptMan1.hap1, whole genome shotgun sequence:
- the PARM1 gene encoding prostate androgen-regulated mucin-like protein 1 yields the protein MGCRRLLLLALLLLPAGLGNDVATPSPNASRPPVPSEGIPAGTDAAFRTAASPGASVPLTSGGTMGQEGGSTVPTAAAAGTGPSAGSSADWELLAAGSTPASRLAGPAATSMGGTTEELAMAPSMLVATLSQSALPSPATASSSMAPLPGSTQTPQPSSPPPATEDAPSRRTPIAMAANTGPSAGSSTSWKLLATRSTPSSQSAGPAATSTGGTAEEPATAPDTPAPPAPVTAGSSAAPLPGSTRLPQASSSPPAPEDAPSRGTPTPATSWLSAPGPASSEVTTAVDKTGPATGVTMQEVPHALSSGSVVAITVTVIVVVLLVFGAAAYFKIRHSSYGRLLDDHDYSSWGNYNNPLYDDS from the exons atgggctgccgccgcctcctcctccttgccctcctgCTCCTCCCGGCAG GCCTCGGCAATGATGTGGCAACGCCGTCACCGAACGCCAGCCGCCCTCCCGTTCCATCCGAGGGGATTCCTGCAGGGACAGATGCTGCATTCAGGACAGCGGCCTCCCCCGGCGCAAGTGTGCCATTGACGTCCGGTGGGACCATGGGGCAGGAGGGCGGCAGCACCGTCCCCACTGCTGCGGCTGCCGGCACTGGCCCCTCCGCAGGCTCCAGCGCCGACTGGGAGCTGTTGGCCGCCGGGAGCACCCCAGCGTCCCGGCTGGCCGGCCCTGCCGCCACCTCGATGGGGGGCACCACAGAGGAATTGGCCATGGCTCCCAGCATGCTGGTGGCCACCTTGTCCCAGTCGGCACTGCCATCACCTGCGACTGCCAGCTCCTCCATGGCACCGCTTCCCGGCAGCACCCAGacgccccagcccagctcccccCCACCAGCCACAGAGGACGCCCCATCCCGCAGGACACCCATCGCCATGGCCGCCAACACAGGCCCCTCCGCAGGCTCCAGCAccagctggaagctgttggctACCAGGAGCACCCCATCATCCCAGTCAGCTGGCCCTGCTGCCACCTCGACAGGGGGCACCGCGGAGGAGCCGGCCACAGCTCCCGACacgccagcgccgccagcgcctgTGACCGCTGGCTCCTCCGCGGCACCTCTTCCTGGCAGCACCCGGCTGCCCCAGGCCAGCTCCTCCCCACCAGCCCCGGAGGATGCCCCATCCCGCGGGACGCCCACTCCTGCGACCTCCTGGCtgagcgcccccggccccgcatcGTCCGAAGTCACCACTGCAGTGGACAAAACCGGCCCCGCCACTGGTGTCACCATGCAGGAGGTGCCGCACGCCCTGAGCTCAG GCAGTGTCGTGGCCATAACGGTGACTGTCATCGTGGTGGTGTTGCTGGTTTTTGGCGCGGCCGCCTACTTCAAGATCAG GCACTCCTCCTATGGACGGCTCTTGGACGACCACGACTACAGCTCGTGGGGCAACTACAACAACCCTCTCTATGACGACTCCTAG